Proteins encoded together in one Flavobacteriales bacterium window:
- a CDS encoding lipoprotein signal peptidase, translated as MLITALVLLADQVLKVWVKLTFYYDSAIPILGSKGYLHFIENRGMAFGLEFGGDSGKLLLTLFRIAAVVVIALIIRNAVRKGASTGLVLSLSLILAGALGNIIDSTFYGVLFSASTPFQKAVLLPEGGGYAPLLHGAVVDMFYFPLWEGRLPAWLPLWGGQHFVFFRPVFNLADAAITVGMGLFILQQRRPALAAPAGPPPGPESPAEAAPPAQ; from the coding sequence ATGCTGATCACGGCGCTGGTCCTGTTGGCGGACCAGGTGCTGAAGGTGTGGGTGAAGCTCACCTTCTACTACGACAGCGCCATCCCCATCCTGGGCAGCAAGGGCTACCTGCACTTCATCGAGAACCGCGGGATGGCCTTCGGGCTGGAGTTCGGCGGCGACAGCGGCAAGCTGCTGCTGACGCTCTTCCGCATCGCGGCGGTGGTGGTGATCGCACTGATCATCCGGAACGCCGTGCGCAAGGGGGCCTCCACCGGGCTGGTGCTGAGCCTGTCCTTGATCCTGGCCGGCGCGCTGGGCAACATCATCGACAGCACCTTCTACGGGGTGCTGTTCAGCGCCAGCACGCCGTTCCAGAAGGCGGTGCTGCTGCCCGAGGGGGGCGGCTACGCGCCGCTGCTCCACGGGGCGGTGGTGGACATGTTCTACTTCCCGCTGTGGGAGGGCCGGCTGCCGGCCTGGCTGCCGCTCTGGGGCGGTCAGCACTTCGTGTTCTTCCGGCCGGTGTTCAACCTGGCGGATGCGGCGATCACCGTGGGCATGGGGCTGTTCATCCTGCAGCAGCGCCGACCGGCCCTAGCCGCGCCCGCAGGGCCGCCCCCGGGACCCGAAAGCCCCGCCGAGGCCGCACCGCCGGCTCAGTAG
- a CDS encoding IS3 family transposase, whose translation MPLDVRRTLVDRELATKPGDQGGLSISKQCAVLEIHRSGLYYTPRPVIDEDLQLMRLMDLLHLEDPAKGTRMLAKDLADHGFAVGRARVRRLMRLMRNKAVYCMPRTTVIDAAKYKHPYLLRDLKIERRNQVWAVDITCLPVKGGFMYMVAVIDVHTRYLLNWSISNTMEAEWVTGMISEAIAMHGKPEIINSDQGCQFTSEAYTALFRKGGVAEGVLISMDGKGRAIDNVFIERFWRTLKHGHLYLAPPMDGIALYQSCARFIERYNNKRKHSSLGYRTPAACYRVAA comes from the coding sequence ATGCCCTTGGATGTGCGGCGTACGCTGGTGGACCGCGAACTGGCGACCAAGCCTGGGGACCAGGGAGGACTGAGCATCAGCAAGCAATGCGCTGTGCTGGAGATCCACCGGAGCGGGCTCTATTACACCCCACGACCAGTCATTGACGAGGACCTGCAGCTCATGCGTTTGATGGACCTGCTCCACCTGGAAGACCCCGCCAAGGGCACGCGTATGCTGGCCAAGGACCTGGCCGACCATGGCTTTGCCGTGGGGCGCGCCCGCGTGCGGCGGCTCATGCGGCTGATGCGGAACAAGGCCGTGTACTGCATGCCGCGCACCACCGTGATCGATGCGGCCAAGTACAAGCACCCCTACCTGCTGCGCGACTTGAAGATCGAGCGGCGCAACCAGGTGTGGGCCGTGGACATCACTTGCCTGCCGGTGAAGGGAGGCTTCATGTACATGGTCGCGGTGATCGACGTGCATACCCGCTACCTGCTCAACTGGAGCATCTCCAACACCATGGAAGCCGAGTGGGTCACGGGCATGATCAGCGAAGCGATCGCCATGCACGGTAAGCCAGAGATCATAAATAGCGACCAAGGCTGCCAGTTCACCAGCGAGGCGTACACGGCCTTGTTCCGCAAGGGAGGCGTGGCTGAAGGCGTCCTTATCAGCATGGACGGAAAGGGGCGCGCGATCGACAACGTCTTCATCGAACGCTTCTGGCGCACGCTCAAGCACGGTCACCTGTACCTGGCTCCGCCCATGGATGGTATCGCACTTTACCAGAGCTGCGCCCGCTTCATCGAACGCTACAACAACAAGCGCAAGCACTCCTCGCTCGGCTACCGCACACCAGCAGCATGCTACCGCGTGGCAGCCTGA
- a CDS encoding TraR/DksA family transcriptional regulator encodes MPKAAPIVKKQVSTLESADKERYSDDELEEFKQIILKKLEEARKDYDLLKQTLANTDNNGTDDTSPSFKMIEDGSETLSREETAQLAARQEKFIKHLEDALLRIRNKTYGICRVTGRLISKERLRLVPHATLSIEAKQQMGS; translated from the coding sequence ATGCCCAAGGCCGCCCCGATCGTCAAGAAACAAGTGTCCACGTTGGAATCCGCAGACAAGGAGCGCTACAGCGATGATGAGCTCGAGGAGTTCAAGCAGATCATCCTCAAGAAGCTGGAGGAAGCGCGCAAGGACTACGACCTGCTGAAGCAGACGCTGGCGAACACCGACAACAACGGCACGGACGACACGAGCCCCTCGTTCAAGATGATCGAGGACGGCAGCGAGACGCTGAGCCGGGAGGAGACCGCCCAGCTGGCCGCCCGCCAGGAGAAGTTCATCAAGCACCTGGAGGACGCCCTGTTGCGCATCCGCAACAAGACCTACGGCATCTGCCGCGTCACCGGCCGTCTGATCAGCAAGGAGCGTTTGCGCCTGGTGCCGCACGCCACCCTGAGCATCGAGGCCAAGCAGCAGATGGGCAGCTGA
- a CDS encoding transposase — protein MKKTYRKHSPAFKTKVVLEALKERETLSELAQRHGLHPTQIAAWKKEFLEGAEQVFGDGPVVDAKAHEQEKAQLHQQIGELTVTVNWLKKKLL, from the coding sequence ATGAAGAAGACCTACCGCAAGCATAGCCCCGCCTTCAAGACGAAGGTGGTGCTGGAAGCGCTTAAAGAGCGCGAGACATTGAGCGAACTGGCCCAGCGCCATGGGCTGCATCCCACGCAGATAGCCGCTTGGAAGAAGGAGTTCCTGGAGGGCGCCGAGCAGGTGTTCGGTGATGGCCCAGTGGTGGACGCCAAGGCCCATGAACAGGAGAAGGCGCAGCTTCATCAGCAGATCGGCGAACTCACCGTGACGGTGAACTGGCTCAAAAAAAAACTGCTGTGA
- a CDS encoding isoleucine--tRNA ligase, with protein MLVPPVEPVTEFVLGPTGYFALPFSGSTFYQAFVSGATVSNIAQSGSLSQPEKVTLTTYWNKAQQRPLNHEEIVQVISLTKPHAQELIGEQWNKAREGKLVPLVDLQGRFNWAVRDFAGEYVKAEYYTAEELVAEAEKQGRDKYLSVDERIAIKLKTEGRAFKVEKVEHNYPHCWRTDKPVLYYPLDSWFVRVTAKKDRLIALNKTITWKPESTGTGRFGNWLENLQDWNLSRSRYWGIPLPIWRTADGDEELCIGSLKQLKEEVAKSLKAGVMKEDPYAAFKVDDMSDANYDTVDLHRPYVDHIVLVSPSGKPMHRETDLIDVWFDSGAMPYAQWHYPFENEATFKEKFPAAFIAEGVDQTRGWFYTLHAIATLTQDSVAYRTVVSNGLVLDKVGQKMSKRLGNAVDPFKTLDQYGADAVRWYMISNASPWDNLKFDAEGITEVQRKFFRALFNTYTFFALYANIDGYDGTREAAFTESDRWILSRLNSVLKLADASYADYEPTIAARAIQDFVVEDLSNWYVRLNRRRFWKGELGADKNAAFRTLHRCLEVVAMLSAPIAPFFSDRLYRDLKGSSVHLSDWPKPDESLIDTELEQRTALAQKLTSLVLSIRKKEGHRVRQPLQKMLVPVTDTAMRTRLEAIRDLVLSEVNVKELVILDASESKLSKRIKPDFKKLGARMGKLMKSVAAAVNAFDQAQIASLEANGRMPLNVEGQEVELLRDDVEITAENVPGLSVASDGSLTVALDITLTEELISEGIARELVSRIQTLRKESGFEVTDRIEVRIGAGAEGPVSGAVMRHGAYIGAEVLSLTPVDQLLGDPDGLAGAVVHPVDLEDGVGCRIALSRVAW; from the coding sequence ATGCTCGTGCCCCCGGTTGAACCCGTGACCGAGTTCGTTCTCGGCCCGACCGGGTATTTCGCATTGCCTTTCTCTGGCTCCACCTTCTATCAAGCATTCGTTTCTGGCGCGACCGTCTCAAACATCGCCCAATCGGGAAGCTTGAGTCAGCCTGAAAAAGTCACACTAACAACCTACTGGAACAAGGCTCAACAACGGCCTCTCAATCATGAGGAAATCGTGCAGGTGATCAGCCTCACAAAGCCTCATGCCCAAGAGCTAATTGGCGAACAGTGGAATAAAGCCAGAGAGGGTAAACTTGTTCCTCTCGTTGACTTGCAGGGTCGTTTCAATTGGGCGGTTCGAGACTTCGCAGGCGAGTACGTGAAAGCCGAGTACTACACCGCTGAAGAACTGGTCGCCGAGGCCGAGAAGCAGGGCCGCGACAAGTACCTCAGCGTCGATGAGCGCATCGCCATCAAGCTGAAGACGGAGGGCCGCGCCTTCAAGGTGGAGAAGGTCGAGCACAACTACCCGCACTGCTGGCGCACCGACAAGCCCGTGCTCTACTACCCGCTCGATAGCTGGTTCGTGCGTGTGACCGCGAAGAAGGACCGCCTGATCGCGCTGAACAAGACCATCACCTGGAAGCCCGAAAGCACGGGCACGGGCCGCTTCGGCAATTGGCTGGAGAACCTGCAGGACTGGAACCTGTCGAGATCACGCTACTGGGGCATCCCGTTGCCCATCTGGCGCACCGCCGATGGCGATGAAGAGCTGTGCATCGGTTCGCTGAAGCAATTGAAGGAGGAGGTCGCCAAGTCTTTGAAAGCAGGCGTGATGAAGGAGGATCCATACGCTGCGTTCAAAGTCGATGACATGAGCGACGCCAACTACGACACGGTGGACCTGCACCGTCCTTACGTGGACCACATCGTGCTCGTATCGCCCAGCGGCAAACCCATGCACCGCGAGACGGACCTCATCGATGTGTGGTTCGACAGCGGCGCCATGCCCTACGCGCAGTGGCACTACCCCTTTGAGAACGAGGCCACCTTCAAGGAGAAGTTCCCCGCTGCGTTCATCGCGGAAGGTGTCGATCAGACGCGCGGCTGGTTCTACACCCTGCACGCCATCGCCACGCTCACGCAGGACAGCGTGGCCTACAGGACCGTGGTGAGCAACGGCCTGGTGCTGGACAAGGTGGGGCAGAAGATGAGCAAGCGCCTGGGCAACGCGGTGGACCCCTTCAAGACCCTGGACCAGTACGGCGCCGATGCCGTGCGCTGGTACATGATCAGCAACGCCTCGCCGTGGGACAACCTGAAGTTCGACGCCGAAGGCATCACCGAGGTGCAGCGCAAGTTCTTCCGCGCGCTCTTCAACACCTACACCTTCTTCGCGCTCTACGCCAACATCGACGGCTACGACGGTACCCGTGAAGCCGCGTTCACCGAGAGCGACCGCTGGATCCTCTCACGCCTCAACAGCGTGCTGAAGCTGGCCGATGCGAGCTACGCGGACTACGAGCCCACCATCGCTGCGCGAGCCATCCAGGACTTCGTGGTGGAGGACCTCAGCAACTGGTACGTGCGCCTCAACCGTCGCCGCTTCTGGAAGGGCGAGCTGGGCGCCGATAAGAACGCTGCGTTCCGGACCCTGCACCGCTGCCTTGAAGTGGTGGCGATGCTCAGCGCGCCCATCGCACCGTTCTTCAGCGACCGCCTGTACCGCGACCTGAAGGGATCGAGCGTTCACCTCAGCGATTGGCCGAAACCTGACGAGTCGCTCATCGACACTGAACTCGAGCAGCGCACCGCGCTCGCGCAGAAGCTCACCTCGCTGGTGCTGAGCATCCGCAAGAAGGAGGGGCACCGCGTGCGTCAGCCACTGCAGAAGATGCTGGTGCCGGTGACCGATACCGCCATGCGCACGCGCCTCGAGGCCATCCGCGACCTCGTGCTGAGCGAAGTGAACGTGAAGGAGCTGGTGATCCTCGATGCGAGCGAGAGCAAGCTCAGCAAGAGGATCAAGCCTGATTTCAAGAAGCTCGGTGCCCGCATGGGCAAGCTGATGAAGAGCGTGGCCGCTGCGGTGAACGCCTTCGACCAGGCGCAGATCGCCTCGCTTGAAGCCAACGGCCGCATGCCGTTGAACGTGGAGGGCCAGGAGGTGGAGCTCCTGCGCGACGACGTGGAGATCACGGCCGAGAACGTGCCGGGCCTCAGTGTGGCCAGCGATGGATCGCTCACCGTGGCACTGGACATCACACTGACGGAGGAGCTGATCAGCGAGGGCATCGCCCGCGAGCTGGTGAGCCGGATCCAGACCCTGCGCAAGGAAAGCGGATTCGAGGTGACGGACCGCATCGAGGTCCGGATCGGGGCGGGTGCGGAGGGTCCGGTCTCCGGGGCCGTGATGCGCCACGGCGCCTACATCGGCGCCGAGGTTCTTTCCTTAACCCCTGTGGATCAGCTACTTGGCGACCCCGATGGCCTGGCCGGTGCGGTGGTGCACCCAGTGGACCTGGAGGATGGGGTGGGATGCCGGATCGCCTTGTCCCGCGTGGCCTGGTAA